The DNA window GGCAGACGCGGGCGCATGTATCGACATTGTTGTTGCCGAAACCGGCGCGGACCAGCTTCTGCACCAGATAGGTTTCCTCATTGGTGCAGCGTGAGGAGGTGATGCCGCCGATCGAGTCGCGGCCATATTGATACTGGATGCGGCGGAACTCCGACGCCACATGCGCGAAGGCCTCGTCCCAGCTTACCTCCCGCCAGGGATCGCTGACCTTTTCACGGATCATCGGGTTGAGAACACGGTCCTTATGCGTGGAATAGCCGTAGGCGAAGCGGCCTTTGACGCAGGAATGCCCGCGATTGGCCTGTCCGTCCTTCCACGGCACCATGCGCACCAGTTCCTCGCCGCGCATCTCCGCCTTGAAGGAGCAGCCGACGCCGCAATAGGCGCAGGTGGTGACGGCCGAGTGCTCTGGCTGGCCGATCTCGATCACAGATTTCTCCGTGAGCGTCGCCGTCGGACAGGCCTGAACGCAGGCGCCGCAGGAGACGCATTCGGAATCCATGAAACTCTCATGCATGCCGGGTGAGACGCGGGAGCCGAAACCCCGCCCTTCGATTGTCAGCGCGAAGGTGCCCTGCACTTCCTCGCAGGCGCGCACGCAAAGCGAACAGACGATGCATTTGGAGGGATCGTAAGTGAAATAGGGGTTGGACGCGTCCTTCGGCATCCATTTCAGATTGATATCGCCGTTGTTGCGCGCTTTGACGTGGTTGTCACCCTCATAGCCGTAGCGTACGTCGCGCAACCCGACGGCACCCGCCATGTCCTGCAATTGGCAGTCGCCATTGGCGGCGCAGGTGAGACAGTCGAGCGGATGGTCGGAGATATAGAGTTCCATTACACCGCGGCGAATGTCCTTCAATCGCCCCGTCTGCGTGTGCACCACCATGTTTGCCGCCACCGGCGTCGTGCAGGAGGCTGGAGTGCCGGCGCGGCCCTCGATCTCGACGAGGCAGAGCCGGCAGGAGCCGAAGGCATCGACCATGTCGGTGGCGCAGAGCTTCGGCACCTCGATGCCGGCTTCCATCGATGCGCGCATGATCGAGGTGCCCTCCGGCACGCTGATCTGCTGCCCATCAATGGTGAGCGTTACCATGGTTTCGGATTTCGAAGCGGGAGTGCCGTAGTCGATTTCATGGATGAGAGACATGGTCGGCCTCCTGTACGGAAACGGAATTGAGCAAGTCAGGGCGTGCAGATGTAACTTGGAAGGTCATCACTCGGCCGCCTCCACTATCGGCGCCGGCGAAAAATCCTCCGGGAAATGCGTCATGGCGCTCATGACGGGATAGGGTGTGAAGCCGCCGAGCGCGCAGAGCGAGCCGAATTTCATCGTGTTGCAAAGGTCGGCAAGCAACACCCGGTTCTTCTCCGGCTCGATACCGTGCGCAATCTTGTCTACCGTCTCCACGCCGCGTGTCGAGCCGATGCGGCAGGGCGTGCACTTGCCGCAGCTTTCGACCGCGCAGAATTCCATGGCGAAACGCGCCTGTTTCAGCATATCAGCCGTATCGTCGAAGACGACGATGCCGGCGTGGCCGATAAGTCCGTCCTTGGCGGCGAAGGCTTCGTAATCGAACGGCGTGTCGAACAGCGCCCGCGGGAAATAGGCTCCGAGCGGCCCGCCGACCTGAACCGCCTTGACCGGTCGGCCGGTCCTCGTACCGCCGCCTATCCTGTCGACGATATCGCCGAGCGAAAGACCGAAGGCGGTTTCATAGAGTCCGGCGTATCGGACATTGCCGGCGATTTGAAGCGGAATGGTGCCGCGCGAGCGCCCCATGCCGAAATCGCGGTAGAAGGCAGCACCCTTCTCCATGATCACAGGCACGGAGGCGAGCGAAATCACATTGTTGATGACGGTCGGACAGTCAAACAGCCCCTTATGCGCCGGCAGCGGCGGCTTGGCGCGCACGACACCGCGCTTGCCTTCGAGACTGTTCAGCAAAGCGGTCTCTTCACCGCAGACATAGGCGCCGGCCCCGGTACGCACCTCAATATCGAAGCCGCGGCCCGAGCCAAGCACAGACGGGCCGAGAATCCCGGCCTGCCGGGCAATGCCGATGGCCTCGCTCATCACCGCGATCGCGTGCGGATATTCCGAACGCGTATAGATGAAGCCCTTCGTGGCTCCGGTGGCAAGGCCTGAAATCGCCATGCCTTCGATCAGCACGAAGGGATCGCCCTCCATGATCATGCGATCGGCAAAGGTGCCGCTATCGCCCTCATCGGCGTTGCAAACAATATATTTGCGCTCGCCGGCGGCATCGAGAACGGTTTTCCACTTGATGCCTGTAGGAAAGCCCGCACCGCCGCGTCCGCGCAGGCCGGAATCTGTGACTTCCTTGACAATATCGACCGATCTCATCGAAACGGCGCGGCGGAGGCCGGCAAGGCCGCCATGCGCCTCGTAATCGCCGAGCGAAAGGGGATCGATGATGCCACAACGGGCGAAGGTCAGGCGGGTCTGTTCCTTGAGGAACGGGAGGTCTTCAACCTCCCCGAGACAGAGCGGATGATCGCCCCCGTTCAGCATTTCCGCATCAAGCAGGGCAGGCACATCTCTTGCCTTCACCGGCCCGTAGCCGATGCGCTTGCCGGCGACTTCAACTTCGACAAGTGGTTCCAGCCAGAACATTCCGCGCGAGCCGTTGCGCACGATCTCTGCATCGAGGCCGCGGGCGGCGATCTCCTGGGCAATCGCCTTTGCCACCTTTTCGGCTCCGAGCGCCAGCGCAGCGGCATCGCGCGGAACATAAATCTTGACTGTCATCGACGTGCCTCCGCAACGAGCTCCGCCGCCATCTGACCGTCTACCCGGCCATAAACCTCGCCGTCGAGCATCGCCGACGGGGCGCAGGCGCAGAGGCCGAGACAGTAGACCGGCTCCAGCGTTACGGCGCCGTCGGGGGTCGTCTGATGAAAATCGATCCCGAGCAACGTCTTGACGCGTTCAGCCAGCGCGTCGCCGCCCATCGACTGACAAGCCTCGGCGCGACACAGCTTCAGCACATGCCGGCCGGCGGGATGGTCGCGATAGTCGTGATAGAATGTCATCACCCCGTGCACTTCGGCGCGTGAGAGGTTCAGCTCCTCCGCGATCACAGGCACAGCTTCCTGCGGCACATAACCGAATTCTCGCTGAACCTCGTGCAGAATGGGAAGCAGCGGCCCCTCAAGGAAGCGAAGGTCCGCGACGATGGTACGCGTACGCGCTGCGATATCGCCTCCGGCGATATGAATGGTCATCAGGCAGCCCTCCCAGTGGCTTGCTCTTTCGGGATGGCCGACCTCCCCCAGCCGAGTGCCATCACCGAGACAGCATCTCAGGGAAGCCAATGACGATCAATAAAGCTGTCTTGTGGATTAATAGGTTTTTCCTATCAGAGTTCCTCATCCTGCACGAGCACTCTCGCTTCGTGCAACAAGGCCGATACGAGCGGGGTGAAGGGCTCGCGATAGGGTGCGACGAGGCCGACCAGATGGTGGGCCTCCGGCTCGACAATTGGAATCATCCGGATTTCAACCGGAAAACCAAAGGATTTGGCGACATTCCGCGGCATGATGCTCGCCCAGCGTCCGGTCCTGACATGTGAGAACAGCACGATCATCGAATTGGATTCGAGAGTCGGATGGACAGTGGCGCCTGCTTCCGTCAGGTGCCGATTGATGATGCGCCGGTTTTGCATATCGGCAGTCAATAGACAAAGCCGAAGATCGCCGACCTCCCGCCAGGTCACTTTGTCGCGATCGGACAGCGGGCTCCCTGCGGCCGTGATGAGGTTATAACGCTCGGCATAAAGGGGCACGGTCGTCACGCGGCCAAGCGGTTCGTTTTCGAGATAGGTGATGCCGGCGTCGATTTCGAGATTTTCGAGCATGCTGAGCACCTGCAGCGAGTTTCGCGAGACGATCGAGAAGGTCACTCCCGGATGTCGTTCCTGAAAGGGCGTGGTGATGCGCGAAAGCATGGCGAGCGCGGTCGGAATGGCGGCGAGGCGAATGTGGCCGGAAAGACCGCGACGCGCTGCGCGCATCTCCTCGCGCATGGTGCGGGCATCGCCGACGATGCGCCGCGCCCATTCAAGCACGCGCTGCCCCTCCGGCGTCAGCCCTTGAAATCGTGAGCCGCGCTGCACCAGCATTACACCAAGCTGATCTTCAAGCTGCCTGATGGCGGCCGAGAGCGTCGGTTGGGATATCCCGCATTCCTCCGCGGCTCGGCCGAAGTGCTTTTCGTTGGCAAGGGCGATGAAAAATTCCAGCTTGTCGATCATCCGGTCTCCC is part of the Rhizobium bangladeshense genome and encodes:
- a CDS encoding formate dehydrogenase beta subunit codes for the protein MTVKIYVPRDAAALALGAEKVAKAIAQEIAARGLDAEIVRNGSRGMFWLEPLVEVEVAGKRIGYGPVKARDVPALLDAEMLNGGDHPLCLGEVEDLPFLKEQTRLTFARCGIIDPLSLGDYEAHGGLAGLRRAVSMRSVDIVKEVTDSGLRGRGGAGFPTGIKWKTVLDAAGERKYIVCNADEGDSGTFADRMIMEGDPFVLIEGMAISGLATGATKGFIYTRSEYPHAIAVMSEAIGIARQAGILGPSVLGSGRGFDIEVRTGAGAYVCGEETALLNSLEGKRGVVRAKPPLPAHKGLFDCPTVINNVISLASVPVIMEKGAAFYRDFGMGRSRGTIPLQIAGNVRYAGLYETAFGLSLGDIVDRIGGGTRTGRPVKAVQVGGPLGAYFPRALFDTPFDYEAFAAKDGLIGHAGIVVFDDTADMLKQARFAMEFCAVESCGKCTPCRIGSTRGVETVDKIAHGIEPEKNRVLLADLCNTMKFGSLCALGGFTPYPVMSAMTHFPEDFSPAPIVEAAE
- a CDS encoding formate dehydrogenase subunit gamma, which encodes MTIHIAGGDIAARTRTIVADLRFLEGPLLPILHEVQREFGYVPQEAVPVIAEELNLSRAEVHGVMTFYHDYRDHPAGRHVLKLCRAEACQSMGGDALAERVKTLLGIDFHQTTPDGAVTLEPVYCLGLCACAPSAMLDGEVYGRVDGQMAAELVAEARR
- a CDS encoding LysR family transcriptional regulator, whose product is MIDKLEFFIALANEKHFGRAAEECGISQPTLSAAIRQLEDQLGVMLVQRGSRFQGLTPEGQRVLEWARRIVGDARTMREEMRAARRGLSGHIRLAAIPTALAMLSRITTPFQERHPGVTFSIVSRNSLQVLSMLENLEIDAGITYLENEPLGRVTTVPLYAERYNLITAAGSPLSDRDKVTWREVGDLRLCLLTADMQNRRIINRHLTEAGATVHPTLESNSMIVLFSHVRTGRWASIMPRNVAKSFGFPVEIRMIPIVEPEAHHLVGLVAPYREPFTPLVSALLHEARVLVQDEEL